The Mauremys reevesii isolate NIE-2019 linkage group 1, ASM1616193v1, whole genome shotgun sequence genome has a segment encoding these proteins:
- the LOC120395313 gene encoding collagen alpha-2(I) chain-like isoform X2 codes for MPRGKRRSRRRRRPGAPGPPQAQGAPLAGRREAGVSRERAGLGLPRWAPREEVLGGAQGELGLAGLLPAPPGSAAGPAGVSHPWAGPVPLLAPLLAPPAPRAQGSGLPAALGIFRELAGLAREPGPGGSRAGVAPRLRTVYVNPRWLERQAALAAAPEGPVGPQGLEAASGSPGPPPATQGEPCPEAASPYVGLRRPLGYQLAKATKEQIWRGEFIDLFSLLHTELAPEHEPGQGLGDTLDQWVSAFLVYASVLCEKHPNRLLISEM; via the exons ATGCCACGTGGGAAGCGGAGGAGCCGCCGCCGGCGCCggcctggagccccgggcccccccCAGGCGCAGGGGGCGCCGCTGGCGGGGCGCCGAGAGGCGGGAGTCTCCCGGGAGCGGGCGGGGCTCGGCCTGCCCCGCTGGGCCCCGCGGGAGGAGGTGCTCGGCGGCGCCCAGGGAGAGCTGGGCCTAGcggggctgctcccggccccgcccGGTAGCGCGGCGGGGCCTGCCGGGGTCTCCCACCCGTGGGCCGGCCCCGTCCCGCTCCTCGCCCCGCTCCTAGCCCCGCCGGCCCCCCGAGCGCAGGGCAGCGGACTGCCCGCCGCGCTGGGCATCTTCCGGGAGCTGGCCGGGCTGGCGCGGGAGCCGGGGCCCgggggcagcagggcgggggtggcGCCGCGGCTGAGGACCGTGTACGTGAACCCCCGGTGGCTGGAGCGGCAGGCGGCCTTGGCGGCGGCCCCGGAAGGCCCGGTCGGGCCGCAGGGCCTGGAGGCTGCGAGCGGCTCGCCGGGGCCTCCGCCCGCCACCCAGGGGGAGCCCTGCCCGGAGGCAGCGAGTCCCTACGTGGGGCTGCGGAGACCCCTGGGCTACCAGCTGGCGAAGGCCACCAAGGAGCAGATCTGGAGGGGGGAGTTCATTGACCTGTTCTCCTTGCTCCACACAGAGCTGGCCCCGGAGCACGagcctggccaggggctgggggacACGCTGGACCAGTGGGTCTCCGCCTTCCTGGTGTACGCCAGCGTGCTGTGCGAGAAGCACCCCAACAG ACTTCTCATTTCTGAAATGTAG
- the LOC120395313 gene encoding collagen alpha-1(I) chain-like isoform X1: protein MPRGKRRSRRRRRPGAPGPPQAQGAPLAGRREAGVSRERAGLGLPRWAPREEVLGGAQGELGLAGLLPAPPGSAAGPAGVSHPWAGPVPLLAPLLAPPAPRAQGSGLPAALGIFRELAGLAREPGPGGSRAGVAPRLRTVYVNPRWLERQAALAAAPEGPVGPQGLEAASGSPGPPPATQGEPCPEAASPYVGLRRPLGYQLAKATKEQIWRGEFIDLFSLLHTELAPEHEPGQGLGDTLDQWVSAFLVYASVLCEKHPNRCGAMFKYLDVIRKFHATYGGTSWLHYDEDFRRLAAKDPTMAWGDVDLNLWIKWMAPLKPSATREPQAAGDQQAPLRSQNSRTDDKSQTSHF, encoded by the exons ATGCCACGTGGGAAGCGGAGGAGCCGCCGCCGGCGCCggcctggagccccgggcccccccCAGGCGCAGGGGGCGCCGCTGGCGGGGCGCCGAGAGGCGGGAGTCTCCCGGGAGCGGGCGGGGCTCGGCCTGCCCCGCTGGGCCCCGCGGGAGGAGGTGCTCGGCGGCGCCCAGGGAGAGCTGGGCCTAGcggggctgctcccggccccgcccGGTAGCGCGGCGGGGCCTGCCGGGGTCTCCCACCCGTGGGCCGGCCCCGTCCCGCTCCTCGCCCCGCTCCTAGCCCCGCCGGCCCCCCGAGCGCAGGGCAGCGGACTGCCCGCCGCGCTGGGCATCTTCCGGGAGCTGGCCGGGCTGGCGCGGGAGCCGGGGCCCgggggcagcagggcgggggtggcGCCGCGGCTGAGGACCGTGTACGTGAACCCCCGGTGGCTGGAGCGGCAGGCGGCCTTGGCGGCGGCCCCGGAAGGCCCGGTCGGGCCGCAGGGCCTGGAGGCTGCGAGCGGCTCGCCGGGGCCTCCGCCCGCCACCCAGGGGGAGCCCTGCCCGGAGGCAGCGAGTCCCTACGTGGGGCTGCGGAGACCCCTGGGCTACCAGCTGGCGAAGGCCACCAAGGAGCAGATCTGGAGGGGGGAGTTCATTGACCTGTTCTCCTTGCTCCACACAGAGCTGGCCCCGGAGCACGagcctggccaggggctgggggacACGCTGGACCAGTGGGTCTCCGCCTTCCTGGTGTACGCCAGCGTGCTGTGCGAGAAGCACCCCAACAGGTGTGGGGCCATGTTCAAATACCTGGATGTCATCCGCAAATTCCACGCCACCTACGGCGGCACTTCCTGGCTGCACTATGACGAGGACTTCAGGCGGCTGGCGGCTAAGGACCCCACCATGGCCTGGGGGGATGTGGACTTGAATCTGTGGATAAAGTGGATGGCCCCGTTGAAGCCATCAGCAACCAGGGAGCCGCAGGCTGCGGGTGACCAGCAGGCTCCACTGCGGTCTCAAAATTCCAGGACAGATGATAAAAGTCAG ACTTCTCATTTCTGA